The Terrirubrum flagellatum nucleotide sequence GCTCATGCCATGCATGCGCGGCGAAGCCGCAGCGATGTCATCGACATTCTTCACGCCCTGCGCCGTCTCAAGGATGGCGTGGATCATCACGGGTTTTTTGAAGCCGTGCTTCGCTTCGAGCTGCGCGAGCAACTGATCGAGATAATGGATGTCCCAGACGCCCTCGACCTTCGGCAGCATGATCACATCGAGCCGGTCGCCGATCTCTGACATGACAGTTGTGACATCATCGAGAAACCAGGGGCTGTTGAGCGCATTCACGCGCGTCCAGACGCCGACCGGCGAGCCGCGTAGCGCCTTCGCCAGCATGACGAAGCCGTCGCGCGCTGCAGCCTTCGCCTCGATCGGAATGGCGTCTTCGAGATTGCCGAGAATGACGTCGACCTGGGTCGCCAACTCCGGCGCCTTGGCGCGCACCTTCTCCACATGGGGCGGCAGGAAATGGATCATGCGTTCGAGCCGCACCGGCGGCTCGCGCATCGGTTCCGGCGCGCCGACAGCCAATGGACGGTAGAAGTCGCGCGACAGCTTCATGCGTTCCCCCTTTGTGCAATGCAAAATACGGGAGGCGGGGCCAGTCGTCCACGGCTCCCTGCTGGCCCGGCGGTTGCGTCAGGCGCGCTTGGGCCTTAGGTCGGAGTCATCAGGGGTGACGGAGACAGATGAGCGAACTGACGCCGCTGCTCAATCTGATCCTGCCCTATTTCAGCATCATCGCACTGGGGTTTCTGATCGGGAAGTGGAAGGCGTTGCCGGAAAGCGGCCTCGTCTGGATGAATTTCTTCATCATCTATGTGGCGCTGCCGCCGCTCTTTTTCCGCCTTCTCGCCGACAAGCCGCTCGAACAGCTCGCCAACTGGCGCTTCGTCTCGATGACGATGCTCGCGACCTACTGCACCTTCGCGATCTCTTTCGCTTACGGGGTGTGGCAGACGAAAGGCAATCTGCCGGAAGCGATCATGCAGGGCGTCGCCGGCGCCTATGCCAATGTCGGCTATATGGGCCCGCCTTTGGTGCTCGAAGCGCTGGGGCAGGGCGCGAGCGGCGCCGTTGCGCTCGTCTTCGTCACCGACGTGCTGTTGCTCTTCGCCATGATCCCGCTGCTGATGGCGCTGGCCGGCGCCGGAGATCGCGGATTTTTCGCGACCATCGGCTCGGTGATCCGCAACATCCTCACGCATCCTTTCAACATCGCGGCGGCGGCGGGAGTCGCCGCAAGCTGGTTCCAGCTTCAGATCCCGGTCTGGCTCGACAAGACGACGGCGTGGCTGAGCAGCGCGTCGGCGCCTGGCGCGCTGTTCGTGCTTGGCGTCACCGTCGCCTTGCGCGCCAAGGCCGGATTTCCGCGCGAGGCGCCGGCGCTGGTGTTCATCAAGCTCGTGATCCATCCGCTGATGGTGTGGCTGCTGCTTTCGGTCTTCGGCGATTTCGATCCGCTCTGGGTCTATGCCGCCGTGCTCATGGCGGCGCTGCCGCCGGCGCTGACGAGCTTCGTCTTTGCGACGCAATACAAGGTCGGGCTTGATCGCGCCTCAGCCTGCATCATGCTCGGCACCGCCTGTTCGCTGCTGACGCTGACGGGCCTGCTGTGGCTGATCAGGACGGGGCGCATGCCGGCCGATCTCTTTCCGATGTGAGCGCGCGATGCAGCCCTTGAGCGGAATCCGCGTTCTCGATTTCACCACGCTGCTGCCGGGACCGCTGGCGACGCTGATGCTCGCCGAAGCGGGCGCCGAGGTGATCAAGATCGAGCGCGCGGAAGGCGAGGACATGCGGCGCTTCTCGCCCGTCGTCGGCGGTCAGTCCGCGCCTTTCGCGGCGCTCAATGGCGGCAAGCAGAGCGTCAGCGCCGATCTCAAGAATGCCGATGACATCGCGCGACTGAAAGTGTTGATCGCCGAGGTCGACATTGTCATCGAGCAATTCAGGCCCGGCGTGATAGAGCGCCTGGGTCTCGGCTATGACGATGCGCGCAAGCTCAATCCGCGGCTGATCTATTGCTCGATCTCGGGCTTCGGTCAGACGGGACCGCGCAGCGGCGAAGCCGGCCACGACATCAATTATCAGGCGCTGGGCGGGCTTCTCTCGCTGTCGCCGGGCACGCCTGACGCGCCGAATGTTTCGCCGGCGCTGACTTGCGACATCGCCGGCGGCGCGCTGCCCGCCGTGATCAACATTCTGCTGGCGCTGCGCCAGCGCGACGTGACGGGAGAGGGATGTCGCCTCGATATCGCCATGACCGATGCGGCTTTCACGTTCGCGGTGTTGGCCCTGTCGGGCGCGCATGGGTCGAAACGAAATCCCGGCGCTCATGAAGCGATGCTCGCCGGCGGCGATCCGCGCTACCAGCTTTACGCTACATCGGACGATCGCTTTCTCGCCGTCGGCGCGCTCGAAGCGAAATTCTGGCAAACCTTCTGCGACGCGATCGCGCTGCCGGCGGAGCTGCGAGATTTCGCGCGCCACCCTGAGAAGACGCGCGACGCCATCGCCGCGATCATCCGCGCGCAAGCATCCGATCATTGGCGTCGTGCGATCGAGCCGCTCGACTGCTGCGCGACGGTCGTGAGGACGCTCGACGAGGCGCTGGCCGATCCGCATTTCCGCGCGCGCGGGCTTTTTGATTATGAGGCTTCGCTCGGCGGCGGCGCTGTGATGCAGACGGTTTTGCCGGTCGCGCCGCAATTCAGGCGGCCTGCGAGCGAAAGACGCAAGGTCGAAAAGATGAAAAAGCTCTCGGTGATACGCGACACCGTCAATATTTAAGCCCTGTATCGCACAGGATGGTTGCGACCGTGGCGCTCTCGCTCAACCTGCCTGACGTTAACAATTTCGACGCTGCGCAAACATTGGCCGCTGCAGAATACCCGACATAAAGCCCCTCCAGAATTGCGAGCTGGCGGCGCCAGTGCGCGACTTCTGCATCCGTGACCGCCAGACTGAGGTCCGACAGCCGCGCATCCCAGTGCGGCGGGATGAGGCCATATCCGATACCCTGTACGATATGCCGGCTCTTTTCGATCTTCTTGCCGGCCAACGGCTCGCTCCCTTCGGGTTCCACCGCCGCGCAAAGCGTCGCGGGATTGGCGGCCTTCAGCGCCCGCGCGACACCCATGAAGGTGCAGCCTGTGCCAACCGCCGCAACCCAGCCATCTATCGAACGGCCGAATTGCTCAAGGATTTCCGGGCCGGTCCCGGCTTCATGGGCTGCAATGCCTTCGGCTGCATTGAACTGATCGACATAAAATCCGCCTTCGTCGTGGGCGATCCGCTCCGCTTCTCCAGCAGCGGCGGCGACGTCTGCCCCGGTCACCTGTCCTGGCGCGCCGTCCACTTGCGGAACCAGAACCACCTTCGCCCCAAGACCTTCCATCATCCGGGCGCGGGCCGAGCTGTTGCCTGCCGACATTGTTGCAATGAAAGGATGGCCCAACGCCGCACAAACTACGGCAAGACCCGCGCCCATGTTGCCGCTGGTCATCTCGACAACCGGCATACCCGGTTTAAGGCGACCGTCCTGCCGTGCGGCCAGAACGATGGCTTTGGCCGCACGGTCCTTCACGCTTCCGCCCGGTTGCAGAAACTCCGCTTTGGCCACGATCCGCCCGGGCCCTGCATGAATGCGGTCCAGCGCCAAAAGCGGGGTGCGGCCTATGAGATCGAGCACTGAACCAAGCATTGCAAAACCCAGCGGAAGTTTTGTTTTTTGTGTCGCCATCGTAGAAATACCCGAACCCTTGGCGCCATAATAGAATTCAAGGCATGGCTTTTGCGAAAGACCCGTTCCACTTTTTCGCGCCGTGCTCC carries:
- a CDS encoding CaiB/BaiF CoA-transferase family protein produces the protein MQPLSGIRVLDFTTLLPGPLATLMLAEAGAEVIKIERAEGEDMRRFSPVVGGQSAPFAALNGGKQSVSADLKNADDIARLKVLIAEVDIVIEQFRPGVIERLGLGYDDARKLNPRLIYCSISGFGQTGPRSGEAGHDINYQALGGLLSLSPGTPDAPNVSPALTCDIAGGALPAVINILLALRQRDVTGEGCRLDIAMTDAAFTFAVLALSGAHGSKRNPGAHEAMLAGGDPRYQLYATSDDRFLAVGALEAKFWQTFCDAIALPAELRDFARHPEKTRDAIAAIIRAQASDHWRRAIEPLDCCATVVRTLDEALADPHFRARGLFDYEASLGGGAVMQTVLPVAPQFRRPASERRKVEKMKKLSVIRDTVNI
- a CDS encoding PLP-dependent cysteine synthase family protein; amino-acid sequence: MPAQRPWSTARKSGTGLSQKPCLEFYYGAKGSGISTMATQKTKLPLGFAMLGSVLDLIGRTPLLALDRIHAGPGRIVAKAEFLQPGGSVKDRAAKAIVLAARQDGRLKPGMPVVEMTSGNMGAGLAVVCAALGHPFIATMSAGNSSARARMMEGLGAKVVLVPQVDGAPGQVTGADVAAAAGEAERIAHDEGGFYVDQFNAAEGIAAHEAGTGPEILEQFGRSIDGWVAAVGTGCTFMGVARALKAANPATLCAAVEPEGSEPLAGKKIEKSRHIVQGIGYGLIPPHWDARLSDLSLAVTDAEVAHWRRQLAILEGLYVGYSAAANVCAASKLLTSGRLSESATVATILCDTGLKY
- a CDS encoding AEC family transporter, whose amino-acid sequence is MSELTPLLNLILPYFSIIALGFLIGKWKALPESGLVWMNFFIIYVALPPLFFRLLADKPLEQLANWRFVSMTMLATYCTFAISFAYGVWQTKGNLPEAIMQGVAGAYANVGYMGPPLVLEALGQGASGAVALVFVTDVLLLFAMIPLLMALAGAGDRGFFATIGSVIRNILTHPFNIAAAAGVAASWFQLQIPVWLDKTTAWLSSASAPGALFVLGVTVALRAKAGFPREAPALVFIKLVIHPLMVWLLLSVFGDFDPLWVYAAVLMAALPPALTSFVFATQYKVGLDRASACIMLGTACSLLTLTGLLWLIRTGRMPADLFPM
- a CDS encoding CoA ester lyase, translating into MKLSRDFYRPLAVGAPEPMREPPVRLERMIHFLPPHVEKVRAKAPELATQVDVILGNLEDAIPIEAKAAARDGFVMLAKALRGSPVGVWTRVNALNSPWFLDDVTTVMSEIGDRLDVIMLPKVEGVWDIHYLDQLLAQLEAKHGFKKPVMIHAILETAQGVKNVDDIAAASPRMHGMSLGPADLAASRAMKTTRVGGGHPGYKVLTDPDPSGGARVSAQQDPWHYTMAKMVDACAANGIKPFYGPFGDFADGEACEAQFRNAFIMGCAGAWSLHPSQIDIAKRVFSPDPQEVAFAKRILDAMPDGAGAVMLDGKMQDDATWKQAKVIVDLAKAVAAKDKEMAALYGL